The following nucleotide sequence is from Anaerohalosphaeraceae bacterium.
CCGCCAGATGAACCACGCGTGCCAGTTCGACAAAAGGAATATGGGCCGCCACCGCTTCGGTATCGCTGTGATGAAGCCAAACAGCGGTTTGGATGGGTCTGGGAAGGCTCCACTTTTCGGCCAGACGTTTCCCGACGGTTGTATGGTCAAGCCCCAGATGATGCTGTTCAATGGCTGTAAGGGATACCCCTTCCAGCTGAGCCTGTTTGACCATCTGGAGGAAACTTCTGGGCATCACTTCCAGAAGGGCCAGCTTGCCGAGGTCGTGAAGAAGTCCGGCGGAAAAAGCGATCGTTCTCAGCGAATCCGGCAGGATGTCCTGCAGGCGGTCTGCGGCGTAGGCCGTCGCCAGTGCATGCAGAGCCAGCTGCCGTCGGAAGTCGTACTCTTCCTGTTCGGCGGCGGGCATTTCAAAAGCCTGAAAAACCCGCACGGATAAAACAGCATTGCGCAGCTGCTCCGGCGTCAGCGCCGCAGCGGCCTCCTCAATGGACAAGGGTTTGTCCGAAGCGGAACCGAACTGTCGGCAGGCAATCGAAAGGATTCTGGCGGACAGAGCCGGGTCGGCCTTAAGCATTTCAATGAGGTCAGATGTCTCCGGAGGCTGACGGTCTGTAAGAAGACGGAGGGCATTGCCGGCCACCTGCGGAAACGTCGAGAGCGTATCCAGCTGACGGATAATCATCTCGACCTGTCGGGCGGCAGCAAGTTTGTTGGCGGAAGTTGACATTCCGAGACGTTGCTCCTGGAGAAATTACGTTCGAGCCAGTCGAGCGATTTTTTCTGTAATTTCCGCGATATTAAACGGTTTGGCGATAAACTCCGAGGCCCCGGCAGCCAGGAGGTCGTCAATTTCCTCCCGGTTTACGACACCGCTGACGATAATAATGTGAATATGGGAAAAGTTTGGATTGCTCTTGATGGTGCGGCAGACAATATTCCCGTTCACATCGGGCAGCATATAATCCAGCAGGATGACATCCGGAAGGAACTGCTGGGTCTGGATGCCGGCATCGTACCCGCTGGAGGCCGTGCGAATCTCAAACCGGCCGTCCCGGCTGAGGACATCCACCATCAATTCGATGATTTCGTCATCATCATCGACAATCAGCACCTTGATTTTGCCGCCGCTGAGGAGATTATCCAGAGGGATATTGTTGTCTTTCATAAATTTGATAAGGGATTCCCTCGGGATTCTTCGAAACCGAGACCCCGGTACGCGAAACCCTTCCAGACGACCGGAATCAAAACACCGAATAATGGTCTGCTGGCTGACTTTGCAAATGTCGGCGGCTTCCCCCGTTGTGAATAGTTCCTTCATTTTATCCATTTTTGTTCCCTCATCAAAAAAAGCCTTCCTTGGTTTAACCAACTTCGGCAGATTGTCTAAATTATCCATCGGTAATCAGGAGTGTCAAGGATTAAAAAAATAAATAAAAACCCTTTGGATTAGCACTGAAAGCGGTATTTTTTGAGGACTTTCAGGGAAGAAAATAAGAGATAATGGACATCTTATTGTTTCTATTGATTTGAAACGAGAAGCAGAACAAAAATCTCCGCAACTCGAACAAAAGAACCTTACCTGGGCCGGCCCTGCCTCACGACAAGTGGGGATTAGAACACAATAGCCGCATAACCGACGGACTCTTCGCTGCGCTGGCGAAACTTCTGAAGCATCACATCGCGGCTGTTGGTGTGGGCCAGAAGTACGCCTTTGGATGCCCCTCTGGCCCGGGCGGCGGCAACCAGGGCAGCCGCGGCCGCCGGCCCGCAGGCATTCTGATTTTCGCAGGCATTCGAAACAATTTGGTCAGCCTTCATCTGAAGGGCCAGGTTTATAAACTGACCGTCATTAACGCGGTGTGCCCATTCGATTGCTTCTGAACCGATACCCTGCGGACAAAAACCGTACCGCGGACCATAGTGGGTCAGGTCTGTGGAGGCAATGCAGACTGTTTTTTTGTCCCGAATCGAGTTTAAAAGACGCCCAACCTCTTGTCCAAACTGGACTTCAAATCCGGATAAGGGCATGAGAATCGGAACGATTTGAGCCTCCGGAAACAGATATTGAATAAAGGGAATCTGGACTTCAATGCTGTGTTCGCCCAAATGTGCAGCAGGCTTGGCGGAAGCGCCGAGCGCAACAACTTTTGCAGCCAGGTCTTCATCAATATGGGCCAGTCCCAAAGGAGTCTCCCAGGCCCCTTTGTCATAGACAGCCGGCACTCCGCTGCCGTATCGATGCGAGGCCCCAAAGAGGACAAACGTATCCACCGTACCGTTGACCTGACGGACGGCCTGAAAAACCATCGCCGCCAAATCGCCGCTGAAGACCCAGCCGGCATGCGGAACAATGCCGGCCACAATGGGGTTGGGCAATTCGACGGAAAAAGAGGTTCTTGGAAGACAATCTTCGATTTCGCTCAGACAGCCGGAGCGGCTTGCAGAGTAGAACTGTCCGGCAACAGCGGGTTTTCGAATCATGATCTTTATCCTTCGTCTGGCAGACCTTTTCTATTTTATACAAAAGCGGAACTATCCGCCAGCAGCTGTCGGACTTTTCTGATTTTCTCGCCGAGGCGTCTTTCGTCTTCGGCACGAAGGGTAATATGCCCGACTTTTCTGCCGGGGCGTGGTTTTTTGCCGTACATATGGAAATGGGCATCGGGAATTTCCAGAACAGCCCTTCTGTCCGGAAGATTGCCGATACAGTTAAGCATCGCTGTCGGGGCCGAAGACGCCGTTATGCCCAGCGGAAATCCGAGGAGGGCCCGAAGATGATTTTCAAACTGACTGGTCGGTGCCCCTTCAATGGTCCAGTGTCCCGTATTGTGGACCCGCGGGGCCATCTCATTGGCAATCAGGCGGCCCTGAACCTGGAAAAACTCGACCGCCAAAACCCCGATATAGCGGAAGTGCGTCAGAATCCGCTGCAAATACGTCTCGGCCGTTGAGGCGACGGGGTCATTCGGTCTGACAATCGATTGAATTAAGATTCCCTGCTTGTGCGTGTTTTCCACGAGGGGATAATACACGATTTGGCCTTCCGGATTTCGGGCGGCTATCATCGAGACTTCCCGCTCAAACGGAATAAACTGCTCGGCCAGGACCGGTGAAGAGACAAACCGCTCCGGCAGATTTTTCAGACCGTCTTTGTCCTGAAGCACCCATACCCCTTTGCCGTCATAACCGAGAGAGCGGGTTTTGAGCACGAACGGAAACCCGAACTGTTCCGCCGCCCGCTCCAGGTCCTGTTCCGTCTGCACAGCCAGAAAATCCGGTGTTGGAATTTTCAACTCCTGAAAAAGCCGCCGCTCCAGAAGTCTGTCCTGCTTGATTTCGAGGATATCCGGCGTTGGATGCAGAGGAATCCGCTGGGCCAAAAAACGGACGGCCTGAAGCGAAACGTTTTCAAATTCATAGGTTGCGGCCTGTACTTCTGCGGCCATTTTTTCCAGCAGCGCTGTATCACCGTAGCCGCCGATGAGCGGTTTTCCCAATGAGAACGCACAGGCGTCGGGGGCCGGGTCTAAAAACTGAAAATCAAGCCCCAAAGGCACCCCCGACAGGGCCAACATTCTGGCCAGCTGTCCGCCTCCGAGCACACCGACAATCATTTGGCCCTCCTCGGGTCCGGATTCCGAAGCACCGTTTCGGTCTGATTTCGGCGATATTCTTCGAGGGTTTGCCTGAACTGAGGATATTTCAGAGCCAGTACGGACGCCGCCAGAAGAGCCGCATTGACGGCCCCGGCCTGTCCGATTGCCAACGTACCGACAGGTATCCCGGCGGGCATCTGGACAATCGAAAGCAGCGAATCGAGCCCCTGAAGAGCCTTAGATTGGATAGGAACCCCCAAAACCGGAAGCGTCGTTTTGGAGGCCGTCATGCCCGGCAAATGCGCTGCCCCTCCCGCCCCGGCGATAATGACCTCCAACCCCCTTTCGGCCGCACTGGAGGCATATTGAAACAACTTATCCGGGGTTCGATGGGCTGAAACGACTTCCACTTCATAGGGGATCGCCAATGTGTCGAGTGTTTCGGCGGCCTTCTGCATCGTTTCCCAGTCCGACGATGACCCCATGATAATTCCGACCAGCGGTTTCATAGATTTGACTTCCTTTCCGGCAAACCCTACGTTCTTTTCAGGAAGGCCTTATTGTGCCAAAAACAGACTTTCCCGGTCAAGCAAATTCCATTCCTCGAAGCCGAGCAAACAGCCGGATTGCGGAGGTCGAATCTTCAGAATCCAGGACTTTCTCTTGCTCTTTTCCATCTCCCCTTGTAGAATATTTTCGGAAAGTTAAATCCGATGGGCTTTCCTGCAGGAGCCGCTTATGGAAAACAAGAAAAAATACTTCCAATTCCGCGCCTTCATTTCCCTCTTGACGGCAATCTGCTTTGCCATGGCGGTTATCAGCGGTGCAGCCCTGTTTTTGGCCCCTTCCGGACGCGGCGCCGGACGGGGATGGGTGTTCTGGGGGCTGAGCCGGCGTCAGTGGGCAGAACAGCATATCTGGTTTTGTCTGATTTTTACCATTGTAGGGCTTATTCATCTGATTCTGAATATCCGCCCGATTTTGAACTATTTAAAGATTGTCGGGTCAAAAACCTACCGGTTTCGGCTGGAATGGCTGGCCTCGCTGGCCGTCAGTACGCTGGTTTTTGCAGGAACGTATTATCGATGGAAGCCGTTTGCGGCGTTTTTGGAACTGCCGCGGAGGATGACGCAGCCCAGTCGAGAAGCAGCAGGAACAGATGTGGTTGCTCGCGGCGGTGGACCGGAAAATCGGCCCGGAATCGGACAGATGACGCTGGCGGACTATTGCCGTCAGGAGGGACTGGAGCCGGCCAAGGCGATTGAGATTCTCCGCAGTCGCGGGCTGACGGTCCAGTCGGACATGACGATGCGGCAGATTGCGGACCTGGCGGGGGTTCATCCGAGCCAGCTGAGGGAAATCCTGAACAGACCTTAACAAACAAAATCGGCTCTTCGCACCGATTCGTATTCTGACATCTGCCGGACCTACACCGCCGGAAAAGAGGTAACGATATACGCCGGGAAGAGAATATAGAAGTTGCTCTAATTCGTTTTCAAAAACAGTACAATACGGAGGCCGTATGAAAAATCAGTCGTTCAATCTCTCGCGTCGGGATTTCATGGTAACAGCCGGAAAATTGTCTGCCGGAGTTCTGGCCGGTTCAGCGTTGTTCCCTGCTCAGGCCTCTGTCGGCTCTTCCTCCAAACCGCGGTTTGCCCTCGTAGGAACAGGTGTTCGCGGAGTGGCTATGTACGGTCGAGATTTGGTTCGCGGATACAGCGACAGTATCGAGCTGGCCGGCATTTGCGACAGCAATCCCGGCCGGCTGGCTTATGCCGCCGAGTATATCGGGGCCGGCTGCCCGACCTTTGTGTCACTGGAGGAGATGCTCCGTCAGGTCAAGCCGGACTGGCTGATTGTGACCAGCTGGGATTATGAACACCACAACCATATCCTCACCGGCCTTCGCCACGGCTGCCACATTATCTGTGAAAAGCCGATTACCATCGACGAACAAAAAGCTCAGATGATTCTGGATGCGGAAAAGCAGTACGGCAAAAAGATTTTTGTGACCCTTAATTACCGCTATGCCCCGCATCGAGCTAAACTCAAAGAACTGCTGATGGAAAAAGTCATCGGCGAGATTACCACGGTGGATTTTCACTGGAACATCAACTTCCCGCACCTTCGCCGCTATATGCAGCGATGGCACGGCGAGGCGGACAAAGGAGGAACCCTTTGGGTTCACAAGGCAACTCATCATTTCGACCTGCTGAACTGGTGGCTGGATTCCGACCCGGTAGAGGTCTTCGCGTATGCGGACCTGGAACGGTTCGGGTCGAAAGGACCGTTTCGCGGAAAGAACTGCCGGAACTGCGACTATACGGACCGCTGTGAGCACTACTGGGACATCCTCAAAGACCCGCACCTGAAGCGTATGTATGCCGACAATGAACATTATGACGGGTATATCCGCGACAACTGCGTCTTCCGCAAGGAAATCAACATTTATGATAAGCACGCAGCTGTTATTAAATATGCCAACAACGTTTACGTGAATTTTTCTCTGACAGGCGATACGGATTACGAAGGCTTCTGGCTGGCATTCAACGGGACACAGGGCCGGATAGAAGGACGGGAAGGCGGCTGGCCGGCAGACAAACAATATCATGAATGGATTATCACCCCTCGCGGCAAGGCGCCGCAGGTGGTTCGAGTGCCCTTCGAAGAAGGCGGTCACTGGGGCGGCGACCGTCGGCTGATGGACCAGCTGTTCCGGAATTTCGGAGGTCCGGATCCGCTGCATCAGCTGGCGGGCACCCGAGACGGGATTCTTTCTATGCTGGTTGGAGTCGCTGCGCGCAAAAGCTGTGTCTCCGGTCGGCCTGTCCGAATTGAGGGACTGACAGACATTAAACCGCAGGCGGTGCGTCCGCGGGCATAACAGACCGGCTGCCGAGTACACAGGGAGAAATCCGCTTTTATGAAACGCAAAGTGTGCAGACAGAGAGCGGATTTGGTTTTATTTCTTTTCTACGGCAGAAGTTTCTCCAGTGAACTTCTCCGGCGAAGGCGGTCACAAAGGCGGGCGAAAACAGAGGAATAAATCTGGCAGACCCGGGATTCGGAGATATCGAGGGCTACACCGATTTCTTTCATCGTCAATCCTTCCAGATAATACATACTCAAAATCGAACCTTCCAGCCGGGAAAAACCGTTTTTGAGGTATTCGCGGAGGTCGCGAATCTGTGCCTGCAGGACCGGATCGGGACTTTTTGTGTCGGTGATGCCGCTTAATTCGGAAAAGTCTGACTGTCCGTCGGAACCGGCAAATTCTCGACTGAGAGAAATGAGATGAGCCGTATTGACTTCCTTTAAATAGTCATAAAACTCGCTCAGATTCATCTTTAACTCTGCGGCCAACTCTTCATCCGTCGGCGGTCTGCCTAATATAGCCTCTAATTTTTGCAGCGCGGTGTGATAACGTCGGGCCTTTCGGCGAGTCAGACGCCCAAAGAAGTCACTTTTACGGATCATATCAAGCATCGCCCCTTGAATGCGAAAGGTGCAGTATGTTTCGAACTTGGCATTGCGGGCAGGGTCAAACCTCTCGATGGCGTGAATCAGTCCAACAGCACCGGCACTGAGCAAATCATCCATCTGGACAGAGCGAGGTAGACGGGCTGCCAGCCGCTCGGCTGCATAACGAATTTCGGGCAGATAATGCATAAAGATTTGATTTCGGGTGTGGATGTCACGTGTCTGAAAATACTGCTGCCAGAGCTGGCTGAGTTTATCCCCGCCGGATTCCATTTGTTACCTCCGTGCAACAAAAGGCCGTCTTCAATCGGTTCAAATGAGCATTCTCCGAAAATGGACTTTATCGAACGCGGGGGAAAAAATCTTCAGAATTTTTTCGCGTTTTGCAATTTTTTTCACGCATCAAACAAAACAATGCCAAAGACCGGCTTCCCGCACTTCTCCTTCGCTCAAAGCATCCGAATACAAGACGAGGAAGGACAAAAGAAAACGCAAGAGGGCTAAGGGAGGCGGGGGAAGGACTAATGGATTCCCGCCTGCGCGGGAAAGACAAGGAGAAGCGGGAACGACAAAGAAAGGCGGGGAGGACAAGAAAAGGCGGAAAGGATAACGGGTTTCGTCAGACAACCTCGGATGGTTCTCAGAGACGAGCGGATTGTT
It contains:
- a CDS encoding response regulator, producing the protein MDKMKELFTTGEAADICKVSQQTIIRCFDSGRLEGFRVPGSRFRRIPRESLIKFMKDNNIPLDNLLSGGKIKVLIVDDDDEIIELMVDVLSRDGRFEIRTASSGYDAGIQTQQFLPDVILLDYMLPDVNGNIVCRTIKSNPNFSHIHIIIVSGVVNREEIDDLLAAGASEFIAKPFNIAEITEKIARLART
- the amrB gene encoding AmmeMemoRadiSam system protein B; protein product: MIRKPAVAGQFYSASRSGCLSEIEDCLPRTSFSVELPNPIVAGIVPHAGWVFSGDLAAMVFQAVRQVNGTVDTFVLFGASHRYGSGVPAVYDKGAWETPLGLAHIDEDLAAKVVALGASAKPAAHLGEHSIEVQIPFIQYLFPEAQIVPILMPLSGFEVQFGQEVGRLLNSIRDKKTVCIASTDLTHYGPRYGFCPQGIGSEAIEWAHRVNDGQFINLALQMKADQIVSNACENQNACGPAAAAALVAAARARGASKGVLLAHTNSRDVMLQKFRQRSEESVGYAAIVF
- a CDS encoding 5-(carboxyamino)imidazole ribonucleotide synthase, which produces MIVGVLGGGQLARMLALSGVPLGLDFQFLDPAPDACAFSLGKPLIGGYGDTALLEKMAAEVQAATYEFENVSLQAVRFLAQRIPLHPTPDILEIKQDRLLERRLFQELKIPTPDFLAVQTEQDLERAAEQFGFPFVLKTRSLGYDGKGVWVLQDKDGLKNLPERFVSSPVLAEQFIPFEREVSMIAARNPEGQIVYYPLVENTHKQGILIQSIVRPNDPVASTAETYLQRILTHFRYIGVLAVEFFQVQGRLIANEMAPRVHNTGHWTIEGAPTSQFENHLRALLGFPLGITASSAPTAMLNCIGNLPDRRAVLEIPDAHFHMYGKKPRPGRKVGHITLRAEDERRLGEKIRKVRQLLADSSAFV
- the purE gene encoding 5-(carboxyamino)imidazole ribonucleotide mutase; translated protein: MKPLVGIIMGSSSDWETMQKAAETLDTLAIPYEVEVVSAHRTPDKLFQYASSAAERGLEVIIAGAGGAAHLPGMTASKTTLPVLGVPIQSKALQGLDSLLSIVQMPAGIPVGTLAIGQAGAVNAALLAASVLALKYPQFRQTLEEYRRNQTETVLRNPDPRRAK
- a CDS encoding DUF4405 domain-containing protein, which produces MENKKKYFQFRAFISLLTAICFAMAVISGAALFLAPSGRGAGRGWVFWGLSRRQWAEQHIWFCLIFTIVGLIHLILNIRPILNYLKIVGSKTYRFRLEWLASLAVSTLVFAGTYYRWKPFAAFLELPRRMTQPSREAAGTDVVARGGGPENRPGIGQMTLADYCRQEGLEPAKAIEILRSRGLTVQSDMTMRQIADLAGVHPSQLREILNRP
- a CDS encoding Gfo/Idh/MocA family oxidoreductase, giving the protein MKNQSFNLSRRDFMVTAGKLSAGVLAGSALFPAQASVGSSSKPRFALVGTGVRGVAMYGRDLVRGYSDSIELAGICDSNPGRLAYAAEYIGAGCPTFVSLEEMLRQVKPDWLIVTSWDYEHHNHILTGLRHGCHIICEKPITIDEQKAQMILDAEKQYGKKIFVTLNYRYAPHRAKLKELLMEKVIGEITTVDFHWNINFPHLRRYMQRWHGEADKGGTLWVHKATHHFDLLNWWLDSDPVEVFAYADLERFGSKGPFRGKNCRNCDYTDRCEHYWDILKDPHLKRMYADNEHYDGYIRDNCVFRKEINIYDKHAAVIKYANNVYVNFSLTGDTDYEGFWLAFNGTQGRIEGREGGWPADKQYHEWIITPRGKAPQVVRVPFEEGGHWGGDRRLMDQLFRNFGGPDPLHQLAGTRDGILSMLVGVAARKSCVSGRPVRIEGLTDIKPQAVRPRA
- a CDS encoding FliA/WhiG family RNA polymerase sigma factor yields the protein MESGGDKLSQLWQQYFQTRDIHTRNQIFMHYLPEIRYAAERLAARLPRSVQMDDLLSAGAVGLIHAIERFDPARNAKFETYCTFRIQGAMLDMIRKSDFFGRLTRRKARRYHTALQKLEAILGRPPTDEELAAELKMNLSEFYDYLKEVNTAHLISLSREFAGSDGQSDFSELSGITDTKSPDPVLQAQIRDLREYLKNGFSRLEGSILSMYYLEGLTMKEIGVALDISESRVCQIYSSVFARLCDRLRRRSSLEKLLP